The genome window GAACTTCCCAGGAACCCAAAGGCAGGCATTCCCACACCTGATCCATTTCGACCCCCACTCCGCTGCCGCGCGGATAGCGAATAGCTGCCGGGGCATCGAGATGCAGTGCTGTTTTCAACAAATGCTGCAACTCATTTTCATCTTTAGGGGCCATAATGGTAAGGTTTGGCACCAGGCTCAGGTATGAAAGATCAAAAGCTCCGTGATGCGTGGGGCCATCCTCCCCCACCAGACCGCCGCGATCAAGACACAGAGTAACCGGTAGATTCTGCAAAGCAATATCGTGAATAACCTGATCATAGGCCCGCTGCATGAAGGTTGAATAAATGGCCACAAATGGCCGCAGACCCTGAGTCGCCATCCCGGCAGCCAGGGTCACTCCGTGCTGTTCGGCAATGCCGACATCAAAGACCCGTTCGGGAAAATCACGGGCCATGGTTTCCATGCCGGTACCGGCAGGCATGGCCGCGGTTATCCCCACAAGTCTTTCATCATCACCGGCAAGTTTGGTCAGGGTCTGACCGAAAACAGCGGTATAGGACATGGGGGCGTTTTTCTTTTTGGTCACCGCCCCGGTGGCAATATCAAAAGGACCGATTCCATGAAACGCAGTCGGATCCTTTTCAGCCGGTTCATAGCCCTTGCCTTTTTTGGTAATCACATGAACAAGAAGCGGGCCATGAAGTTTTTTCAGGTTTTGGAATGTCTCTACCAAAGCATCAATTTTATGGCCGGTCAGGGGTCCGATATATTGAAAGCCAATATCCTCGAACAAAGTCCCCAGAGGCACCATGAAACCTTTAAAAGTTCCTTCAGCCCGCTTTACCATCTTGAAAAGAGGGTTCCCAACCCTGGGGATATTGGTCAGTACGGATTTCACATCATGGCGAAAACGATTAACCACTCCGCCGGTCATCAGGCGGTTGAGATAACCGGATAAGGCCCCAACATTGTTGGAAATTGACATTTCATTGTCATTGAGAATGACAATCAGATCACGATCAAGACTACCGGCCTGATTCAGAGCTTCAAAAGCCATGCCCGCAGTCAGCGAACCATCGCCAATGACGGCAATGGCCCGGCCGGCTTTGTTTTGTATCTCTCGAGCCAGGACCATACCCAGAGCGGCAGAAATCGATGTACTGCTATGGCCAACCCCAAAAGTATCATAAGGACTTTCCTTCGTCTTAGGAAACCCACTCAAACCATCCAGCTGCCGGAGGCTGGAAAACCGGTCACGCCGACCGGTGATCAATTTATGAGCATATGCCTGGTGACCAACATCCCAAACCAATAAATCATCAGGCGTCTGAAACACATAATGAAGGGCAAGAGTTAATTCAACCACTCCAAGAGAAGAAGCCAGATGCCCACCATTGCAGGAGACCGTATTAATGATTACATCCCTCAGCTCAGCAGCCAGTTCAGGCAGTTCTTTAACACTCAGTTGACGCAGATCATCAGGATTATTTATGGTTTCTAGAATACTCATTCAGCCTCTTGCTTCTCCCTTTTCGAAGGGGACGGAATTCAATTCTGTCCCCGTATTGAGATACGGATAAAAAATTTTGTAACTATTCAGCTTTAGCCAGCTAGCAGCTTGATTCCGCAGGGGACTGAATTTTTTTCACGAAAACCGGGAGACAGATTAAATTTTTTCATTTTGAGATGGTACTAAAATCAATTAAAGATCGATATTATTCGGTGAAAATCATTCTGTCCCCGAAAAAGAAAAAATAAAATCTGTCCCCTGCAGGTAAAGACAACCCCGCTGAATAGTTACAAAGTTTTCAAACCAGATCATCCAGGGTAACCTTATGTCTGTCAATGATTCGTCGCAATTTTAAAAGTGCCTTTGCTTCAATCTGACGAATACGTTCCCGGGTCAACTCAAGGGTTTGACCAATTATCTCCAGGGTCTGTGGCTCATGGTCATAAAGACCAAACCGATGGATAATAATGTATTTTTCTTTGGGAGTCAGTTCATTTAACCAGAGCAGTATGGTTTTAAGCCTGAGAATCCGATGCAGGTGCTCCATGGGATTATCGGCTTTGGTGTCGGGCAGCTGTTCTAATGAAATTGAGGCACCTTCATTTTCGTCTGTTCTGCCACCGGGAGACAGGGAAACCAACTGGTTAAATGAACCAAGAAACGAATTAATGGTTGAAAATTCGTGGTCAAGGTAAGCGGAAATTTCTTCCAGGGTTGGTTCACGATTATATTTTTTGATAAAATCACGACACCCCTTGACGTAAAGATTCAATTCCTCCATCACATGAATTGGCAGGCGGACCACTTTACTCTGGTTGACTATAGCCCTGCGCATATATTGCCTGATCCACCAAACCGCATAGGTTGAAAACCGGCAGTTTCGGGCCGGGTCATAGCGCTCAACGGCTTTGATCAAACCAAGATTACCTTCTTCCACCAGGTCCGGCACCGGTAACCCCCGGTTAATATATTTTTTAACCAGGTAAATTACCAGTCGCAGGTTCGCCTCAATCATCTTTCGTTTGGCTTCTTCATCACCCTCCTGGACCCGTTTTGCAAGTTCCTGTTCCTCCGCTTGAGAAAGCAAAGGTATAGAACGTACATCTTGAAAATATTTTTGCAGAATTTCACTATCAGTAAAGTTCTGCGAATTGTTTCTCATCGGTTACAGGCCTTTTTCCCAATTGCTTTAACAGGGTGCTGAATGCCACCCCAGAATTTACATAGCAATGTACTTCCGGAATAAAATGCCAATGCCGGCCGATGGCAACTAATGGTTTTCCCAGTTTCATCGCAATACTGATTTCTGTCTGGGTGCCATAAGATCCCGGAAGTGCCACCACCCCGTCCGCCGAGTGGATAATAAGGAAATTTCTCAGGTGTCCAAGATTAGTAACAATCTCATAGTCAATATAACTGTTGGCCTGAAAGCGCTCAGCCCCGGGAACAATGCCAATTGTTGTTCCGCCGGCCTCTTTAGCCCCCCGGGCAGCAGCTTCCATTATGCCGCCAAGGCCTCCACAAAGCAGAATATTACCGGATTCCGCCACCAGCCTGCCAATATCAACAGCTTGCGGATCCAAACCGGCTTCAGATATCCCGGCACCTATAACTGCAATCTGCCAGGGACCATCGTTCCTGTGCTCAGGTGCTGCCATATTTCCCCACCAGTTTAACAAAGTTGCAGGGAATCAGAGCTTGGCGGCTATACTTGCCTTCGTTATCACCGGTGATCTTGTAAAGTTGCTGCCCTTCAGCTTCCACCAGGGGGAGCAGCATCATACCACCGGGAGCCAACTGGGAAAGGAGAGGCTCGGGCGGACTTATCGCCGCCGCGGAAATGACGATGGCGTCAAAGGGAGCTTCATCGTTCCAGCCATAACTGCCATCGAATATTTTAATGACCACATTATTACAATCCTGATGTTCAAGCCGTTTACGGGCCATAATTGCCAGGGAACGATGTTTTTCTATGGCAAAAACACGATCGGCAAGCCGACTGAGGAGAGCGGTCAAATAGCCTGATCCCATGCCGATTTCCAGGATCTTTTCATGGCCTTTTAATTTGAGTTGGTTTAAAAGGAAGGCAACCACATAAGGTTGGGTCATGGTTTGTCCGGCACCAATGGGCAGGGAATGATTACCGTATGCCTGTTCAGCCAAAGCTGAATCAAGAAAATAATGTCGAGGAACTTCGGACATTGCCGCAATAATTCTGGGATCGTTAACCCCCCGGGCAATCACATGTTCCTCTACCATTTTTTTTCGCCAACCGGTATAACGCATAATGTATTCCTAAGCCGAGCTATTAGCGGTTAGCCATTAGCAATTAGCTTTTAAAAATCAGGGCTTTACGCTGATTAGTAATAACACCAAACGGGTGAAGGTGGGTGATATTAAACATCTTGTAATTATTGGGCTAATAGCTAACTGCTAAAATCTAATCGCTTAATTTAGGGTATTGTTAGCAAAAAAAGAGGTTTAAAAGCAACCTAAAACCGGTGGATGGACAAATCATCAGAAGTTTGCTTCGATAAATTTTTCCGCCTGAACCGCCGCGACCGCACCATCGGCTACCGCCGTGACAATCTGACGCAAAGGTTTCTGACGGATATCGCCGGCGGCAAACAAACCGGGACAATCGGTAATAGTGTCCTCGCCCGCGGGAATAAATCCTCGATCATCCATTGATGTCAGGCCCTCAAG of Pseudomonadota bacterium contains these proteins:
- a CDS encoding sigma-70 family RNA polymerase sigma factor, yielding MRNNSQNFTDSEILQKYFQDVRSIPLLSQAEEQELAKRVQEGDEEAKRKMIEANLRLVIYLVKKYINRGLPVPDLVEEGNLGLIKAVERYDPARNCRFSTYAVWWIRQYMRRAIVNQSKVVRLPIHVMEELNLYVKGCRDFIKKYNREPTLEEISAYLDHEFSTINSFLGSFNQLVSLSPGGRTDENEGASISLEQLPDTKADNPMEHLHRILRLKTILLWLNELTPKEKYIIIHRFGLYDHEPQTLEIIGQTLELTRERIRQIEAKALLKLRRIIDRHKVTLDDLV
- the dxs gene encoding 1-deoxy-D-xylulose-5-phosphate synthase, which produces MSILETINNPDDLRQLSVKELPELAAELRDVIINTVSCNGGHLASSLGVVELTLALHYVFQTPDDLLVWDVGHQAYAHKLITGRRDRFSSLRQLDGLSGFPKTKESPYDTFGVGHSSTSISAALGMVLAREIQNKAGRAIAVIGDGSLTAGMAFEALNQAGSLDRDLIVILNDNEMSISNNVGALSGYLNRLMTGGVVNRFRHDVKSVLTNIPRVGNPLFKMVKRAEGTFKGFMVPLGTLFEDIGFQYIGPLTGHKIDALVETFQNLKKLHGPLLVHVITKKGKGYEPAEKDPTAFHGIGPFDIATGAVTKKKNAPMSYTAVFGQTLTKLAGDDERLVGITAAMPAGTGMETMARDFPERVFDVGIAEQHGVTLAAGMATQGLRPFVAIYSTFMQRAYDQVIHDIALQNLPVTLCLDRGGLVGEDGPTHHGAFDLSYLSLVPNLTIMAPKDENELQHLLKTALHLDAPAAIRYPRGSGVGVEMDQVWECLPLGSWEV
- a CDS encoding protein-L-isoaspartate(D-aspartate) O-methyltransferase, whose translation is MRYTGWRKKMVEEHVIARGVNDPRIIAAMSEVPRHYFLDSALAEQAYGNHSLPIGAGQTMTQPYVVAFLLNQLKLKGHEKILEIGMGSGYLTALLSRLADRVFAIEKHRSLAIMARKRLEHQDCNNVVIKIFDGSYGWNDEAPFDAIVISAAAISPPEPLLSQLAPGGMMLLPLVEAEGQQLYKITGDNEGKYSRQALIPCNFVKLVGKYGST
- a CDS encoding TIGR00725 family protein, which encodes MAAPEHRNDGPWQIAVIGAGISEAGLDPQAVDIGRLVAESGNILLCGGLGGIMEAAARGAKEAGGTTIGIVPGAERFQANSYIDYEIVTNLGHLRNFLIIHSADGVVALPGSYGTQTEISIAMKLGKPLVAIGRHWHFIPEVHCYVNSGVAFSTLLKQLGKRPVTDEKQFAELY